The following coding sequences are from one Mus pahari chromosome X, PAHARI_EIJ_v1.1, whole genome shotgun sequence window:
- the Gpkow gene encoding G-patch domain and KOW motifs-containing protein isoform X1, which translates to MAGRESPPPSAPSAAPISFGFTRTSVRRRLADLGDGERQAPEEKDFLATVEGRELQSVNPPEAPKELVIPLIQNGSRRQPLSKNPKPSSETSSVLMSDGVLSLAVKELIEESKKSLEERENAGVDPTLTIPMIQKGCTPSEEGSDSEPQAETVPEEADYEAVPVEAYGLAMLRGMGWKPGKGIGNTFSQVVKPRVNSIRPKGLGLGANRMEAQDLASTGSHHPSRPDGDREKDKEGQPQGLVHGRAVVVLSGPYRGLYGKVEGLDPDNVRAMVRLAVGNRIVTVSEYCLRPVSQQEYDSNTSKPGHVSKTSTEQQNRATGTASSLKAVQNQEDSKRRQKDSEKKRKHSPDRQDGPVPKTEKAAPRNKHWLHRDLRVRFIDKLHKSGRYYNTKMTIEDVLSPDTCVCRTDEGRVLEDVREDMLETLIPKGEGHRVMVVLGPHAGKVGLLMSRDRAQSHALVQLGRENRVVELHYNAICQYVGPGDSDED; encoded by the exons ATGGCGGGCCGTGAGAGTCCGCCGCCGTCTGCCCCGTCAGCGGCTCCAATTTCTTTCGGGTTCACTCGCACGTCTGTCCGGAGGCGACTGGCTGACCTCGGAGATGGCGAAAGGCAGGCCCCAGAGGAGAAAGATTTCTTGGCGACCGTGGAAGGGAGGGAGCTGCAGAG TGTGAACCCTCCAGAAGCCCCCAAGGAGTTGGTTATCCCGTTGATCCAGAATGGCTCTCGCAGGCAACCTCTGTCCAAGAACCCTAAGCCATCTTCAGAAACTAGCAGTGTGTTGATGTCAGACGGTGTGTTGTCCCTGGCTGTGAAGGAACTCATTGAGG AATCCAAGAAGtctctggaggagagagagaatgcaggcGTTGACCCCACGCTCACTATCCCCATGATCCAGAAAGGATGTACTCCCAGTGAGGAAGGATCAGACAGCGAACCTCAGGCTGAGACA GTGCCGGAGGAAGCCGACTATGAGGCAGTCCCTGTGGAGGCCTATGGGCTGGCCATGTTGCGAGGCATGGGGTGGAAACCTGGCAAGGGCATCGGCAATACCTTCAGTCA GGTAGTGAAGCCCCGAGTCAACTCTATAAGGCCGAAAGGCTTAGGGCTAGGTGCCAACCGGATGGAGGCTCAGGacttggcctccacaggctctcACCACCCATCAAGACCAGATGGGGATCGAGAGAAGGATAAGGAAGGCCAACCTCAAGGGCTGGTGCATGGAAGAGCTGTGGTTGTCCTTTCTGGCCCCTACCGGGGCCTCTATGGCAAG GTAGAAGGCCTAGATCCTGACAATGTACGGGCCATGGTTCGGTTGGCAGTGGGCAACCGCATTGTGACTGTTAGTGAGTATTGCCTGCGGCCTGTTTCCCAGCAGGAGTATGATAGCAACACCTCGAAGCCAG GCCATGTGAGCAAAACTTCCACAGAGCAGCAGAACAGGGCAACTGGAACAGCCTCATCATTGAAGGCCGTACAGAATCAGGAAGActcaaagaggaggcagaaggattccgAGAAGAAGCGGAAACACTCTCCCGACCG ACAGGATGGACCTGTGCCCAAGACTGAGAAAGCAGCCCCTAGAAACAAGCACTGGTTGCACAGGGACCTACGTGTGCGGTTCATTGACAAACTACACAAGAGTGGCCGCTATTATAACACCAAG ATGACAATTGAAGATGTCCTGAGCCCAGACACATGTGTGTGTCGGACGGATGAAGGCCGAGTTCTGGAAG ATGTAAGAGAAGACATGCTGGAGACCCTGATTCCCAAGGGAGAAGGCCACCGTGTGATGGTGGTACTGGGACCACATGCTGGAAAG GTGGGACTTCTTATGAGTCGGGACAGAGCGCAGAGTCATGCATTGGTCCAACTTGGGAGAGAGAACCGGGTGGTGGAGCTCCACTATAACGCCATCTGCCAGTACGTGGGCCCCGGTGACTCAGATGAAGACTGA
- the Gpkow gene encoding G-patch domain and KOW motifs-containing protein isoform X2, whose translation MSPNNVNPPEAPKELVIPLIQNGSRRQPLSKNPKPSSETSSVLMSDGVLSLAVKELIEESKKSLEERENAGVDPTLTIPMIQKGCTPSEEGSDSEPQAETVPEEADYEAVPVEAYGLAMLRGMGWKPGKGIGNTFSQVVKPRVNSIRPKGLGLGANRMEAQDLASTGSHHPSRPDGDREKDKEGQPQGLVHGRAVVVLSGPYRGLYGKVEGLDPDNVRAMVRLAVGNRIVTVSEYCLRPVSQQEYDSNTSKPGHVSKTSTEQQNRATGTASSLKAVQNQEDSKRRQKDSEKKRKHSPDRQDGPVPKTEKAAPRNKHWLHRDLRVRFIDKLHKSGRYYNTKMTIEDVLSPDTCVCRTDEGRVLEDVREDMLETLIPKGEGHRVMVVLGPHAGKVGLLMSRDRAQSHALVQLGRENRVVELHYNAICQYVGPGDSDED comes from the exons ATGTCTCCAAACAA TGTGAACCCTCCAGAAGCCCCCAAGGAGTTGGTTATCCCGTTGATCCAGAATGGCTCTCGCAGGCAACCTCTGTCCAAGAACCCTAAGCCATCTTCAGAAACTAGCAGTGTGTTGATGTCAGACGGTGTGTTGTCCCTGGCTGTGAAGGAACTCATTGAGG AATCCAAGAAGtctctggaggagagagagaatgcaggcGTTGACCCCACGCTCACTATCCCCATGATCCAGAAAGGATGTACTCCCAGTGAGGAAGGATCAGACAGCGAACCTCAGGCTGAGACA GTGCCGGAGGAAGCCGACTATGAGGCAGTCCCTGTGGAGGCCTATGGGCTGGCCATGTTGCGAGGCATGGGGTGGAAACCTGGCAAGGGCATCGGCAATACCTTCAGTCA GGTAGTGAAGCCCCGAGTCAACTCTATAAGGCCGAAAGGCTTAGGGCTAGGTGCCAACCGGATGGAGGCTCAGGacttggcctccacaggctctcACCACCCATCAAGACCAGATGGGGATCGAGAGAAGGATAAGGAAGGCCAACCTCAAGGGCTGGTGCATGGAAGAGCTGTGGTTGTCCTTTCTGGCCCCTACCGGGGCCTCTATGGCAAG GTAGAAGGCCTAGATCCTGACAATGTACGGGCCATGGTTCGGTTGGCAGTGGGCAACCGCATTGTGACTGTTAGTGAGTATTGCCTGCGGCCTGTTTCCCAGCAGGAGTATGATAGCAACACCTCGAAGCCAG GCCATGTGAGCAAAACTTCCACAGAGCAGCAGAACAGGGCAACTGGAACAGCCTCATCATTGAAGGCCGTACAGAATCAGGAAGActcaaagaggaggcagaaggattccgAGAAGAAGCGGAAACACTCTCCCGACCG ACAGGATGGACCTGTGCCCAAGACTGAGAAAGCAGCCCCTAGAAACAAGCACTGGTTGCACAGGGACCTACGTGTGCGGTTCATTGACAAACTACACAAGAGTGGCCGCTATTATAACACCAAG ATGACAATTGAAGATGTCCTGAGCCCAGACACATGTGTGTGTCGGACGGATGAAGGCCGAGTTCTGGAAG ATGTAAGAGAAGACATGCTGGAGACCCTGATTCCCAAGGGAGAAGGCCACCGTGTGATGGTGGTACTGGGACCACATGCTGGAAAG GTGGGACTTCTTATGAGTCGGGACAGAGCGCAGAGTCATGCATTGGTCCAACTTGGGAGAGAGAACCGGGTGGTGGAGCTCCACTATAACGCCATCTGCCAGTACGTGGGCCCCGGTGACTCAGATGAAGACTGA
- the Gpkow gene encoding G-patch domain and KOW motifs-containing protein isoform X3 — protein sequence MSDGVLSLAVKELIEESKKSLEERENAGVDPTLTIPMIQKGCTPSEEGSDSEPQAETVPEEADYEAVPVEAYGLAMLRGMGWKPGKGIGNTFSQVVKPRVNSIRPKGLGLGANRMEAQDLASTGSHHPSRPDGDREKDKEGQPQGLVHGRAVVVLSGPYRGLYGKVEGLDPDNVRAMVRLAVGNRIVTVSEYCLRPVSQQEYDSNTSKPGHVSKTSTEQQNRATGTASSLKAVQNQEDSKRRQKDSEKKRKHSPDRQDGPVPKTEKAAPRNKHWLHRDLRVRFIDKLHKSGRYYNTKMTIEDVLSPDTCVCRTDEGRVLEDVREDMLETLIPKGEGHRVMVVLGPHAGKVGLLMSRDRAQSHALVQLGRENRVVELHYNAICQYVGPGDSDED from the exons ATGTCAGACGGTGTGTTGTCCCTGGCTGTGAAGGAACTCATTGAGG AATCCAAGAAGtctctggaggagagagagaatgcaggcGTTGACCCCACGCTCACTATCCCCATGATCCAGAAAGGATGTACTCCCAGTGAGGAAGGATCAGACAGCGAACCTCAGGCTGAGACA GTGCCGGAGGAAGCCGACTATGAGGCAGTCCCTGTGGAGGCCTATGGGCTGGCCATGTTGCGAGGCATGGGGTGGAAACCTGGCAAGGGCATCGGCAATACCTTCAGTCA GGTAGTGAAGCCCCGAGTCAACTCTATAAGGCCGAAAGGCTTAGGGCTAGGTGCCAACCGGATGGAGGCTCAGGacttggcctccacaggctctcACCACCCATCAAGACCAGATGGGGATCGAGAGAAGGATAAGGAAGGCCAACCTCAAGGGCTGGTGCATGGAAGAGCTGTGGTTGTCCTTTCTGGCCCCTACCGGGGCCTCTATGGCAAG GTAGAAGGCCTAGATCCTGACAATGTACGGGCCATGGTTCGGTTGGCAGTGGGCAACCGCATTGTGACTGTTAGTGAGTATTGCCTGCGGCCTGTTTCCCAGCAGGAGTATGATAGCAACACCTCGAAGCCAG GCCATGTGAGCAAAACTTCCACAGAGCAGCAGAACAGGGCAACTGGAACAGCCTCATCATTGAAGGCCGTACAGAATCAGGAAGActcaaagaggaggcagaaggattccgAGAAGAAGCGGAAACACTCTCCCGACCG ACAGGATGGACCTGTGCCCAAGACTGAGAAAGCAGCCCCTAGAAACAAGCACTGGTTGCACAGGGACCTACGTGTGCGGTTCATTGACAAACTACACAAGAGTGGCCGCTATTATAACACCAAG ATGACAATTGAAGATGTCCTGAGCCCAGACACATGTGTGTGTCGGACGGATGAAGGCCGAGTTCTGGAAG ATGTAAGAGAAGACATGCTGGAGACCCTGATTCCCAAGGGAGAAGGCCACCGTGTGATGGTGGTACTGGGACCACATGCTGGAAAG GTGGGACTTCTTATGAGTCGGGACAGAGCGCAGAGTCATGCATTGGTCCAACTTGGGAGAGAGAACCGGGTGGTGGAGCTCCACTATAACGCCATCTGCCAGTACGTGGGCCCCGGTGACTCAGATGAAGACTGA
- the Wdr45 gene encoding WD repeat domain phosphoinositide-interacting protein 4, translated as MTQQPLRGVTSLHFNQDQSCFCCAMETGVRIYNVEPLMEKGHLDHEQVGSVGLVEMLHRSNLLALVGGGSSPKFSEISVLIWDDAREGKDSKDKLVLEFTFTKPVLAVRMRHDKIVIVLRNRIYVYSFPDSPRKLFEFDTRDNPKGLCDLCPSLEKQLLVFPGHKCGSLQLVDLASTKPGTSSAPFTINAHQSDVACVSLNQPGTVVASASQKGTLIRLFDTQSKEKLVELRRGTDPATLYCINFSHDSSFLCASSDKGTVHIFALKDTRLNRRSALARVGKVGPMIGQYVDSQWSLASFTVPAESACICAFGRNTSKNVNSVIAICVDGTFHKYVFTPDGNCNREAFDVYLDICDDDDF; from the exons ATGACTCAGCAGCCACTTCGAGGTGTGACCAGCCTACATTTCAACCAAGACCAAA GCTGCTTTTGCTGCGCCATGGAGACAGGTGTACGGATCTACAATGTAGAACCACTGATGGAGAAGGGGCATCTTG ACCACGAGCAGGTAGGCAGCGTGGGCCTGGTAGAGATGCTGCACCGATCCAACCTGCTGGCCTTGGTGGGCGGTGGGAGCAGCCCCAAGTTCTCCGAGATCTCCG TGCTGATCTGGGACGATGCCCGAGAAGGCAAGGACTCCAAGGACAAACTGGTGCTGGAGTTCACCTTCACCAAGCCAGTGCTGGCTGTGCGCATGCGCCATGACAA GATTGTGATTGTGCTGAGGAACCGCATCTATGTGTACTCCTTCCCTGACAGTCCAAGAAAGCTGTTTGAGTTTGACACTCGGGACAACCCCAAGG GGCTGTGTGACCTCTGCCCAAGCCTGGAGAAGCAGCTGCTTGTGTTTCCTGGACACAAGTGTGGAAGCCTGCAGCTTGTG GATCTCGCAAGCACAAAGCCTGGTACTTCATCAGCGCCATTCACTATCAATGCACATCAGAGTGATGTGGCCTGTGTGTCCCTGAACCAGCCAGGCACTGTAGTGGCATCAGCCTCCCAGAAGGGCACCCTTATTCGTCTTTTTGATACCCAATCCAAGGAAAAGCTGGTAGAGCTTCGAAGAGGCACTGACCCTGCCACCCTGTACTG CATTAACTTCAGCCAtgactcctccttcctctgtgcttCCAGTGACAAGGGCACTGTCCATATCTTTGCTCTTAAAGACACCCGCCTTAACCGCCGCTCTGC GCTGGCTCGTGTGGGCAAAGTGGGACCTATGATTGGGCAATATGTGGACTCCCAGTGGAGCCTGGCCAGCTTTACTGTGCCTGCTGAGTCAGCCTGCATCTGCGCCTTTGGTCGAAATACTTCCAAGAATGTCAATTCTGTAATCG ccatctGCGTAGATGGGACCTTCCACAAATATGTCTTCACTCCTGATGGAAACTGCAACAGAGAGGCCTTTGACGTGTACCTTGACATCTGTGATGACGATGACTTTTAA
- the Praf2 gene encoding PRA1 family protein 2: MSEVRLPPLRALDDFVLGSARLAAPDPGDPQRWCHRVINNLLYYQTNYLLCFGISLALAGYIRPLHTLLSALVVVVALGVLVWAAETRAAVRRCRRSHPAACLAAVLAISFFILWAVGGAFTFLLCITAPVLLILLHASLRLRNLKNKIENKIESIGLKRTPMGLLLEALGQEQEAGS, encoded by the exons ATGTCGGAGGTGCGGCTGCCACCGCTGCGCGCCCTAGACGACTTTGTCCTGGGGTCTGCGCGTCTGGCGGCTCCTGATCCGGGCGATCCACAGCGATGGTGTCACCGCGTCATCAACAACCTCCTCTACTACCAAACCAATTACCTTCTCTGCTTTGGCATCAGTCTTGCGCTGGCCgg GTACATTCGTCCGCTGCACACCCTCCTGAGCGCACTGGTAGTGGTGGTGGCCCTCGGGGTGCTGGTGTGGGCTGCTGAAACCCGTGCAGCTGTGCGCCGCTGCCGTCGCAGCCAccctgctgcctgcctggctgcagtACTTGCCATTAGCTTCTTCATTCTCTGGGCCGTGGGTGGCGCCTTCACCTTCCTGCTCTGCATCACAGCGCCTGTGCTTT TGATCCTGCTGCATGCTTCACTGCGCCTGAGAAACCTTAAAAACAAGATTGAGAACAAGATTGAGAGCATCGGTCTAAAGCGGACGCCAATGGGATTGCTTCTAGAGGCACTGGgacaagagcaggaagctggatCCTAG